One window from the genome of Xenorhabdus bovienii SS-2004 encodes:
- the trkA gene encoding Trk system potassium transporter TrkA, with protein sequence MKIIILGAGQVGGTLAENLVDENNDITVVDTDTDRLRQLQDKFDLRVVNGHGSHPRVLREAGAEDADMLVAVTNSDETNMIACQIAYSLFNTPNKVARIRSSEYIYESEKLFQPNDIPIDYLISPEQLVIDYIYKLIQYPGALQVVNFAEGRVSIVAVKAYYGGSLVGNALSSLREHMPHIDSKVAAIFRQDRPIRPQGSTIIEAGDEVFFVAASQHIRAVMSELQRLEKPYKRLMIVGGGNVGAGLALRLEKDYSVKLIEHNQERATKLAELLHDTIVFYGDASDQELLSEEHIEQVDVFIALTNDDEANIMSAMLAKRMGAKKAMVLIQRSAYVDLVQGGVIDIAISPQQATISALLGHVRKADIVSVSSLRRGVAEAIEAIAHGDEHTSKVVGRKIGDIRLPPGTIIGAIVRGEEVIIANDYSIIQQGDHVIMFITDKKFVPEVEKLFQPSPFFL encoded by the coding sequence ATGAAAATAATTATTCTGGGTGCTGGTCAGGTTGGTGGAACATTAGCTGAAAATTTGGTTGATGAAAATAATGATATTACTGTCGTTGATACCGATACTGATCGCTTACGCCAGTTACAGGACAAATTCGATCTACGGGTTGTAAATGGTCACGGCTCCCACCCCAGAGTATTGAGGGAAGCAGGTGCAGAAGATGCCGATATGTTGGTAGCCGTCACAAATTCAGATGAAACCAACATGATTGCGTGCCAGATCGCTTACTCCTTATTTAATACCCCCAATAAAGTCGCTCGGATACGTTCATCAGAATATATCTATGAATCAGAGAAATTATTTCAACCCAATGATATCCCTATTGATTATCTGATATCTCCTGAGCAATTGGTTATTGATTACATCTATAAATTAATTCAATACCCCGGAGCATTACAAGTTGTCAATTTTGCGGAAGGCCGTGTCAGTATCGTCGCGGTCAAAGCCTACTATGGGGGTTCACTAGTGGGTAATGCATTATCCTCGCTTCGAGAGCATATGCCACATATCGATAGCAAAGTTGCTGCAATATTTCGTCAAGACCGCCCGATCAGGCCACAAGGCTCCACAATTATTGAAGCGGGAGATGAAGTATTTTTTGTTGCCGCATCACAACATATCAGAGCGGTGATGAGTGAATTACAACGCCTTGAAAAACCATATAAACGTCTCATGATTGTTGGAGGTGGGAACGTCGGTGCAGGTTTAGCGCTGCGACTTGAGAAAGATTACAGCGTCAAGCTGATTGAACATAATCAAGAAAGAGCTACAAAGCTAGCAGAGCTCTTGCACGATACTATCGTTTTCTACGGTGATGCCTCTGATCAAGAGCTTCTGTCAGAAGAACATATTGAACAAGTCGATGTTTTCATTGCATTAACTAACGATGACGAAGCCAACATTATGTCAGCCATGCTTGCAAAACGAATGGGAGCCAAAAAAGCGATGGTTCTTATTCAACGCAGTGCATATGTTGATTTAGTACAAGGTGGTGTTATTGATATCGCCATCTCACCTCAGCAAGCTACCATTTCTGCATTACTTGGCCATGTCCGTAAAGCAGATATCGTCAGTGTATCTTCATTAAGAAGGGGAGTAGCCGAAGCTATTGAAGCCATAGCACATGGTGACGAGCATACTTCCAAAGTAGTTGGACGCAAGATTGGTGATATTAGACTACCACCAGGCACGATAATTGGCGCAATTGTCCGCGGTGAAGAAGTAATCATTGCCAATGATTACAGCATCATCCAACAAGGCGACCATGTAATCATGTTTATTACCGATAAAAAATTTGTTCCTGAAGTGGAAAAACTATTCCAGCCGAGCCCTTTTTTCCTGTAA
- a CDS encoding alternative ribosome-rescue factor A: MTTYRHKKGVIKDNAIEALLHDPLFRQRVEANKKGKGSYSRKEKHGKSSGWEANDDNFFKLLSLAF; encoded by the coding sequence ATGACGACATACCGCCATAAAAAAGGCGTCATCAAAGATAATGCTATAGAGGCACTGTTGCACGACCCTTTATTTAGGCAGAGAGTAGAAGCAAACAAAAAGGGTAAAGGAAGTTATAGTCGTAAAGAAAAACATGGCAAAAGTAGTGGTTGGGAGGCCAATGATGATAATTTTTTCAAGTTGTTATCATTGGCCTTCTAA
- the zntR gene encoding Zn(2+)-responsive transcriptional regulator: MYRIGQLAKLASVTPDTIRFYEKQGLMAHEERTEGGYRLYTEQDLQRLRFIRYAKQSGFTLEAIVELLSIRVDPEHHTCQESKQIVDSRLQEVEDKLLEMQKMRNSLKMLSDACCGSAHTSTYCSILEILEEGATNK, encoded by the coding sequence ATGTATCGCATTGGTCAGTTGGCTAAATTAGCGAGTGTCACGCCTGATACTATTCGTTTTTATGAAAAACAAGGTTTGATGGCTCATGAGGAAAGAACAGAAGGCGGTTATAGACTTTATACCGAACAGGATTTACAACGATTACGTTTTATTCGTTATGCAAAACAATCGGGTTTTACACTGGAAGCGATTGTAGAGTTACTGTCTATTCGTGTTGATCCTGAGCATCATACATGTCAAGAATCGAAACAAATTGTTGATTCTAGATTACAGGAGGTCGAAGATAAATTATTGGAAATGCAAAAAATGCGCAATTCTTTAAAAATGTTGAGTGATGCATGTTGTGGTAGTGCGCATACCAGCACATATTGTTCCATATTGGAAATTTTGGAAGAAGGAGCAACTAATAAATAA
- the rplQ gene encoding 50S ribosomal protein L17 yields MRHRKSGRQLNRNSSHRQAMFRNMAGSLVRHEIIKTTLPKAKELRRVVEPLITLAKTDSVANRRLAFARTRDNEIVAKLFNELGPRFASRAGGYTRILKCGFRAGDNAPMAYIELVDRTVESQTEAASAE; encoded by the coding sequence ATGCGCCATCGTAAGAGTGGTCGTCAATTGAACCGCAACAGCAGCCATCGCCAAGCTATGTTCCGCAACATGGCAGGTTCTTTGGTTCGTCATGAGATCATCAAGACGACTCTGCCTAAAGCGAAAGAACTGCGTCGCGTCGTTGAGCCGCTGATTACTCTTGCCAAGACCGACAGCGTAGCTAATCGTCGTCTGGCATTCGCCCGTACTCGTGATAACGAAATCGTGGCAAAACTGTTTAATGAACTGGGTCCGCGTTTTGCGAGCCGTGCAGGTGGTTACACTCGTATCCTGAAGTGTGGCTTCCGTGCTGGTGACAATGCTCCGATGGCATACATCGAGCTTGTTGACCGCACCGTTGAGTCTCAGACAGAAGCAGCATCTGCAGAGTAA
- a CDS encoding DNA-directed RNA polymerase subunit alpha produces MQGSVTEFLKPRLVDIEQVSSTHAKVTLEPLERGFGHTLGNALRRILLSSMPGCAVTEVEIDGVLHEYSTKEGVQEDILEILLNLKGLAVKVQGKDEVILTLNKSGIGPVTAADIIHDGDVEIVKPQHVICHLTDGSASISMRIKVQRGRGYVPASARIHSEEDERPIGRLLVDACYSPVERIAYNVEAARVEQRTDLDKLVIEMETNGTIDPEEAIRRAATILAEQLEAFVDLRDVRQPEVKEEKPEFDPILLRPVDDLELTVRSANCLKAEAIHYIGDLVQRTEVELLKTPNLGKKSLTEIKDVLASRGLSLGMRLENWPPASIADE; encoded by the coding sequence ATGCAGGGTTCTGTGACAGAGTTTCTAAAACCGCGCCTGGTAGATATCGAGCAAGTCAGTTCGACGCACGCCAAGGTGACCCTTGAGCCATTAGAGCGTGGCTTTGGCCATACTCTTGGCAACGCACTGCGCCGTATTCTGCTTTCGTCTATGCCGGGTTGTGCGGTGACTGAGGTTGAGATTGATGGTGTACTGCATGAGTACAGCACCAAAGAAGGCGTACAGGAAGATATCCTGGAGATTCTCCTCAATCTGAAAGGGCTAGCGGTGAAAGTTCAGGGTAAAGATGAAGTTATCCTTACCTTGAATAAATCTGGCATTGGCCCTGTGACTGCAGCCGACATCATCCATGATGGTGATGTTGAAATCGTCAAGCCGCAGCACGTAATCTGCCATCTGACTGACGGAAGTGCTTCCATTAGCATGCGTATTAAAGTTCAGCGCGGTCGTGGTTATGTGCCGGCTTCTGCCCGAATTCATTCGGAAGAAGATGAGCGCCCTATCGGTCGTTTGTTAGTAGATGCTTGCTATAGCCCAGTAGAGCGTATTGCCTACAATGTTGAAGCAGCTCGTGTAGAACAGCGTACTGACTTGGATAAGCTGGTTATCGAAATGGAGACTAACGGCACAATCGATCCTGAAGAGGCGATTCGCCGTGCAGCTACCATTCTGGCCGAACAACTGGAAGCTTTTGTTGATTTACGTGATGTACGTCAACCAGAAGTTAAAGAAGAGAAGCCAGAGTTTGATCCGATCCTGCTGCGCCCTGTTGACGATCTGGAATTGACTGTCCGCTCTGCTAACTGCCTTAAGGCAGAAGCTATCCACTACATCGGTGATCTGGTACAGCGTACCGAGGTTGAGTTACTTAAGACACCTAATCTGGGTAAAAAATCTCTTACTGAGATTAAAGACGTACTGGCTTCGCGTGGACTTTCTCTGGGCATGCGTCTGGAAAACTGGCCACCAGCAAGTATTGCTGATGAATAA
- the rpsD gene encoding 30S ribosomal protein S4 — MARYLGPKLKLSRREGTDLFLKSGVRAIDTKCKLEQAPGQHGARKPRLSDYGVQLREKQKVRRTYGVLERQFRNYYKEATRLKGNTGENLLTLLEGRLDNVVYRMGFGATRAESRQMVSHKAIMVNGCVVNIASYQVSPNDVVSVREKAKKQARIKAALELAEQREKPTWLEVDAAKMEGVFKRIPERTDLSADINEHLIVELYSK, encoded by the coding sequence ATGGCAAGATATTTGGGTCCTAAGCTCAAGCTGAGCCGTCGCGAGGGTACAGACCTTTTCCTGAAGTCTGGCGTTCGCGCGATTGACACCAAGTGTAAATTAGAACAGGCACCAGGCCAGCACGGCGCACGTAAACCGCGTCTGTCTGACTATGGTGTGCAGTTACGTGAAAAACAAAAAGTTCGTCGTACTTACGGCGTTCTGGAACGTCAATTCCGTAACTACTATAAAGAAGCGACTCGTCTGAAAGGCAACACAGGTGAAAACCTGTTGACTCTGCTGGAAGGTCGCTTAGATAACGTCGTTTATCGTATGGGCTTCGGCGCGACTCGTGCTGAATCACGTCAGATGGTGAGCCATAAGGCTATCATGGTAAATGGTTGCGTTGTCAATATCGCTTCTTATCAGGTATCCCCGAATGACGTAGTCAGCGTTCGTGAAAAAGCGAAGAAGCAGGCTCGTATTAAGGCAGCTTTAGAGCTGGCTGAGCAGCGTGAGAAACCAACTTGGTTGGAAGTTGATGCTGCGAAGATGGAAGGTGTGTTCAAACGTATTCCTGAACGTACTGATCTATCCGCTGACATTAACGAACACCTGATCGTCGAGCTTTACTCTAAGTAA
- the rpsK gene encoding 30S ribosomal protein S11, which yields MAKAPIRARKRVRKQVSDGVAHIHASFNNTIVTITDRQGNALGWATAGGSGFRGSRKSTPFAAQVAAERCAEAVKEYGIKNLEVMVKGPGPGRESTIRALNAAGFRITNITDVTPIPHNGCRPPKKRRV from the coding sequence ATGGCAAAAGCACCTATTCGTGCACGTAAGCGTGTAAGAAAACAAGTCTCTGACGGTGTGGCTCATATCCATGCTTCTTTCAACAACACAATCGTTACTATTACTGATCGTCAGGGTAATGCTTTGGGTTGGGCAACTGCAGGTGGTTCCGGTTTCCGTGGTTCTCGTAAATCTACTCCGTTTGCGGCTCAGGTTGCAGCAGAGCGCTGTGCTGAAGCAGTAAAAGAATACGGAATTAAGAACCTGGAAGTTATGGTTAAAGGACCTGGTCCTGGCCGTGAGTCAACTATTCGCGCATTAAACGCGGCTGGTTTCCGCATCACTAATATTACTGATGTGACTCCGATTCCTCATAACGGTTGTCGCCCACCGAAAAAACGTCGCGTTTAA
- the rpsM gene encoding 30S ribosomal protein S13, whose translation MARIAGINIPDQKHTVIALTSIYGIGKTRSQQICEAACIAENVKISELSEEQIDKLRDEVAKYVVEGDLRREVTLSIKRLMDLGCYRGLRHRRGLPVRGQRTKTNARTRKGPRKPIKK comes from the coding sequence GTGGCCCGTATAGCAGGCATTAACATTCCTGATCAGAAACATACCGTAATCGCGTTAACCTCGATTTACGGCATCGGTAAAACCCGCTCACAGCAAATCTGTGAAGCAGCGTGTATTGCTGAAAATGTTAAGATCAGTGAGCTGTCTGAAGAGCAAATTGACAAGCTGCGTGACGAAGTTGCCAAATACGTTGTAGAAGGTGATCTGCGTCGTGAAGTGACCCTGAGTATCAAACGTCTGATGGACCTTGGTTGCTATCGTGGTTTGCGTCATCGTCGTGGTCTGCCAGTTCGCGGTCAGCGTACTAAGACCAATGCACGTACCCGTAAGGGTCCGCGTAAGCCGATCAAGAAATAA
- the rpmJ gene encoding 50S ribosomal protein L36 → MKVRASVKKLCRNCKIVKRNGIVRVICSAEPKHKQRQG, encoded by the coding sequence ATGAAAGTTCGTGCTTCCGTCAAGAAATTATGCCGCAACTGCAAAATAGTTAAACGTAACGGTATCGTACGTGTAATCTGCAGTGCAGAGCCTAAGCATAAACAACGCCAAGGCTAA
- the secY gene encoding preprotein translocase subunit SecY gives MAKQPGLDFQSAKGGLSELKRRLLFVIGALIVFRIGSFIPIPGIDATVLAKLLEQQRGTIIEMFNMFSGGALSRASIFALGIMPYISASIIIQLLTVVNPRLAEIKKEGEAGRRKISQYTRYGTLVLAIFQSIGIATGLPNMPGMQGLVINPGFAFYFTAVVSLVTGTMFLMWLGEQITERGIGNGISIIIFAGIVAGLPPAIGHTIEQARQGDLHFLLLLLVAVLVFAVTFFVVFMERGQRRIVVNYAKRQQGRRVYAAQSTHLPLKVNMAGVIPAIFASSIILFPGTIASWFGGGTGWNWLTTISMYLQPGQPLYVLLYASAIIFFCFFYTALVFNPRETADNLKKSGAFVPGIRPGEQTAKYIDKVMTRLTLVGALYITFICLIPEFMRDAMKVPFYFGGTSLLIVVVVIMDFMAQVQTLMMSSQYESALKKANLKGYNR, from the coding sequence ATGGCTAAACAACCAGGATTAGATTTTCAAAGTGCTAAAGGCGGATTAAGCGAGTTAAAACGCAGACTTTTGTTTGTTATTGGAGCTCTGATTGTTTTCCGTATTGGCTCTTTTATTCCAATCCCTGGTATTGATGCCACTGTGCTTGCCAAATTGCTCGAACAGCAACGAGGCACCATCATTGAAATGTTTAACATGTTCTCTGGTGGTGCTTTAAGCCGTGCTTCTATCTTCGCACTGGGTATAATGCCGTATATTTCTGCATCTATCATTATCCAGTTGCTAACTGTGGTTAATCCCCGTTTAGCAGAGATTAAGAAGGAAGGGGAAGCTGGTCGTCGTAAGATCAGTCAATACACCCGTTATGGTACGTTAGTGCTGGCAATATTCCAGTCAATCGGTATTGCTACTGGGTTGCCGAATATGCCTGGAATGCAAGGTTTAGTTATTAACCCTGGCTTTGCGTTCTATTTCACGGCTGTTGTAAGTTTGGTCACGGGAACCATGTTCCTGATGTGGCTGGGTGAGCAGATTACTGAACGAGGTATCGGTAACGGTATTTCAATCATAATCTTTGCTGGTATCGTTGCGGGTTTACCGCCTGCAATTGGTCACACCATCGAGCAAGCTCGGCAAGGCGATCTGCACTTCCTCCTGTTGCTGTTGGTTGCAGTATTAGTGTTTGCCGTAACTTTCTTCGTTGTTTTCATGGAGCGTGGTCAACGCCGTATCGTTGTTAACTATGCTAAGCGTCAACAAGGTCGAAGAGTTTATGCGGCACAAAGTACACATTTACCGTTGAAAGTGAATATGGCTGGGGTTATCCCTGCAATTTTTGCTTCTAGTATTATTTTGTTCCCTGGTACCATAGCCTCTTGGTTTGGTGGTGGAACAGGCTGGAATTGGCTGACAACTATTTCTATGTATTTGCAGCCAGGTCAACCGCTTTATGTGTTATTGTACGCATCTGCAATCATCTTCTTCTGTTTCTTCTACACGGCTTTGGTGTTTAATCCAAGAGAAACAGCAGATAACCTGAAGAAGTCCGGTGCATTTGTACCAGGAATTCGTCCGGGAGAGCAAACGGCTAAGTATATCGATAAGGTAATGACTCGCCTGACCTTAGTTGGTGCGTTATACATTACCTTTATCTGCTTAATCCCGGAGTTCATGCGTGACGCAATGAAAGTTCCATTTTATTTTGGTGGTACTTCCTTACTGATTGTAGTTGTCGTCATCATGGACTTTATGGCTCAAGTGCAAACTCTGATGATGTCGAGTCAATATGAGTCTGCATTGAAGAAGGCAAACCTAAAAGGGTATAACCGTTAA
- the rplO gene encoding 50S ribosomal protein L15: MRLNTLSPAEGAKHASKRVGRGIGSGLGKTGGRGHKGQKSRSGGGVRRGFEGGQMPLYRRLPKFGFTSRKAMITAEIRLSDFAHVEGDVIDLNALKAANIVGPQIEFAKVMLSGEVNRAVTVRGLRVTKGARAAIEAAGGKIEE; encoded by the coding sequence ATGCGCTTAAATACTCTGTCTCCGGCTGAAGGTGCTAAGCACGCATCTAAACGTGTAGGTCGTGGTATCGGTTCTGGCCTAGGTAAAACCGGCGGTCGTGGACACAAAGGTCAGAAATCTCGTTCTGGCGGTGGTGTTCGTCGTGGTTTTGAAGGCGGCCAAATGCCTTTATACCGTCGCCTGCCAAAATTTGGTTTTACTTCACGTAAGGCAATGATCACTGCAGAAATTCGTCTGTCTGATTTTGCCCATGTTGAAGGCGATGTTATCGATCTGAATGCACTGAAAGCTGCTAACATTGTTGGCCCTCAAATTGAATTCGCAAAAGTTATGCTTTCTGGCGAAGTCAATCGCGCAGTAACTGTGCGTGGCTTACGTGTTACGAAAGGCGCCCGTGCTGCAATTGAAGCTGCTGGCGGTAAAATTGAGGAATAA
- the rpmD gene encoding 50S ribosomal protein L30, whose protein sequence is MAKTIKITQVRSSIGRLPKHKATLTGLGLRRIGHTVEREDTPAVRGMVNLVSYMVKVEE, encoded by the coding sequence ATGGCTAAGACTATTAAAATTACTCAGGTTCGCAGCTCAATTGGTCGTTTGCCTAAGCATAAGGCAACTCTGACTGGTTTAGGTCTGCGTCGCATTGGTCATACTGTTGAACGCGAAGATACACCAGCGGTTCGTGGTATGGTCAACTTGGTTTCCTATATGGTTAAAGTTGAGGAGTAA
- the rpsE gene encoding 30S ribosomal protein S5 — protein MAHIEKQAGELQEKLIAVNRVSKTVKGGRIFSFTALTVVGDGNGRVGFGYGKAREVPAAIQKAMEKARRNMKNVALNSGTLHHPVKGGHTGSRVFMQPAHEGTGIIAGGAMRAVLEVAGVRNVLAKTYGSTNPINVVRATLDALDSMKSPEMVAAKRGKSVEEIQG, from the coding sequence ATGGCTCACATCGAAAAACAAGCTGGCGAACTGCAGGAAAAGCTGATCGCGGTAAACCGCGTATCTAAAACCGTCAAAGGTGGCCGTATTTTCAGCTTTACAGCACTGACTGTAGTTGGTGATGGTAACGGTCGCGTTGGTTTTGGCTACGGCAAAGCACGCGAAGTTCCGGCAGCGATCCAGAAAGCGATGGAAAAAGCACGTCGCAATATGAAAAACGTCGCACTTAACAGCGGCACCCTGCACCACCCAGTGAAAGGTGGACACACCGGTTCTCGCGTGTTCATGCAGCCTGCTCACGAAGGTACAGGTATCATCGCCGGTGGCGCGATGCGTGCTGTTCTGGAAGTGGCTGGAGTTCGTAACGTACTGGCTAAAACCTACGGTTCCACTAACCCGATCAACGTGGTTCGTGCAACTCTGGACGCTTTAGACAGCATGAAGTCTCCAGAAATGGTCGCAGCTAAGCGTGGCAAATCCGTCGAAGAAATTCAGGGGTAA
- the rplR gene encoding 50S ribosomal protein L18, with product MDKKAARIRRATRARRKLQELGATRLVVHRTPRHIYAQVIAPNGSETLVAASTTEKAISEQLKFTGNKEAAAVVGKIVAERALEKGIKNVSFDRSGFQYHGRVQALADAAREAGLQF from the coding sequence ATGGATAAGAAAGCAGCTCGTATCCGTCGTGCGACCCGCGCACGCCGCAAGCTCCAGGAACTGGGTGCAACTCGCCTGGTGGTACACCGTACCCCTCGCCATATTTATGCGCAGGTTATCGCACCAAATGGTTCTGAAACTCTGGTGGCCGCTTCTACTACAGAAAAAGCTATTAGTGAACAACTGAAATTTACTGGAAACAAAGAAGCCGCAGCAGTAGTTGGTAAAATTGTTGCTGAACGTGCTCTGGAAAAAGGTATCAAAAATGTATCCTTTGACCGTTCTGGTTTCCAATATCATGGTAGAGTCCAGGCACTGGCAGATGCTGCCCGTGAAGCTGGCCTTCAGTTCTAA
- the rplF gene encoding 50S ribosomal protein L6, translated as MSRVAKAPVVIPAGVEVKLNGQVISIKGKNGELSRKIHNAVEVKHADGQLTFAPREGFADAWAQAGTTRSLLNAMVIGVNEGFTKKLQLVGVGYRAAVKGNAVSLSLGFSHPVEHQLPAGITAECPSQTEIVLKGADKQVIGQVAADLRAYRRPEPYKGKGVRYADEVVRTKEAKKK; from the coding sequence ATGTCTCGTGTTGCAAAAGCACCCGTCGTCATTCCTGCCGGCGTAGAGGTTAAACTCAACGGTCAGGTTATTTCGATTAAGGGTAAAAACGGCGAACTAAGTCGTAAAATCCACAATGCAGTTGAAGTTAAACATGCGGATGGCCAACTGACTTTCGCTCCACGCGAAGGTTTTGCTGATGCTTGGGCACAGGCAGGTACAACTCGTTCTCTGCTGAATGCAATGGTTATCGGTGTTAACGAAGGCTTCACCAAGAAGCTTCAGCTGGTGGGTGTAGGTTACCGTGCGGCAGTTAAAGGCAACGCTGTTAGTTTGTCTTTAGGCTTCTCGCATCCGGTTGAGCATCAACTGCCAGCAGGCATAACTGCGGAATGCCCGTCACAAACTGAAATCGTACTGAAAGGTGCTGATAAGCAGGTGATTGGTCAGGTTGCGGCAGATCTGCGTGCCTATCGTCGTCCTGAGCCATATAAAGGCAAGGGTGTTCGTTACGCCGATGAAGTCGTGCGTACCAAAGAGGCTAAGAAGAAGTAA
- the rpsH gene encoding 30S ribosomal protein S8 has product MSMQDPIADMLTRIRNGQAANKVAVTMPSSKLKVAIANVLKEEGYIEDFKIEGDTKPELEVTLKYFQGKAVVESIQRVSRPSLRIYKKKDELPKVMAGLGIAVISTSKGVMTDRAARQAGLGGEILCYVA; this is encoded by the coding sequence ATGAGCATGCAAGATCCGATCGCGGATATGCTGACCCGTATCCGTAACGGTCAGGCCGCGAATAAAGTTGCGGTCACCATGCCTTCCTCCAAGCTGAAAGTGGCAATTGCCAACGTGCTGAAGGAAGAAGGTTACATTGAAGATTTTAAAATCGAAGGCGACACTAAGCCAGAACTGGAAGTCACTCTGAAATACTTCCAAGGTAAGGCTGTTGTAGAAAGCATTCAGCGTGTAAGCCGCCCAAGTCTGCGCATCTATAAGAAAAAAGATGAGCTGCCAAAAGTTATGGCTGGTTTGGGTATCGCTGTTATTTCTACCTCTAAAGGTGTAATGACTGATCGTGCAGCTCGCCAAGCTGGTCTGGGTGGCGAGATTCTCTGCTACGTAGCTTAA
- the rpsN gene encoding 30S ribosomal protein S14 codes for MAKQSMKARDVKRAKLAEKFFAKRVELKAIISDVNASDEDRWNAVLKLQTLPRDSSPCRQRNRCRQTGRPHAFLRKFGLSRIKVREAAMRGEIPGLKKASW; via the coding sequence ATGGCTAAGCAATCAATGAAAGCGCGTGATGTAAAACGTGCGAAATTAGCTGAGAAATTCTTCGCAAAACGCGTTGAACTGAAAGCGATCATCTCTGATGTAAACGCATCTGACGAAGACCGTTGGAATGCTGTTCTCAAGCTGCAAACACTGCCACGTGATTCCAGCCCTTGTCGTCAGCGTAACCGCTGCCGTCAGACTGGGCGTCCGCATGCATTTTTGCGGAAGTTTGGGTTGAGCCGTATTAAAGTCCGTGAAGCCGCTATGCGCGGTGAAATCCCGGGCCTTAAAAAGGCTAGCTGGTAA
- the rplE gene encoding 50S ribosomal protein L5, which translates to MAKLHDYYKDEVVQKLMSQFGYHSVMQVPRVEKITLNMGVGEAIADKKLLDNAAADLTAISGQKPLITKARKSVAGFKIRQGYPIGCKVTLRGERMWEFFERLISIAVPRIRDFRGLSAKSFDGRGNYSMGVREQIIFPEIDYDKVDRVRGLDITITTTAKSDDEGRALLAAFNFPFRK; encoded by the coding sequence ATGGCGAAACTGCATGATTACTACAAAGACGAGGTAGTCCAGAAACTGATGAGTCAGTTCGGTTACCATTCTGTCATGCAAGTCCCTCGGGTCGAGAAGATCACCCTGAACATGGGTGTTGGTGAAGCTATCGCTGACAAAAAACTGCTGGACAATGCAGCAGCTGACTTGACAGCAATCTCTGGTCAGAAACCATTGATCACCAAAGCACGCAAATCAGTTGCAGGCTTCAAAATCCGTCAGGGCTATCCAATCGGCTGTAAAGTAACCCTGCGTGGCGAACGTATGTGGGAGTTCTTTGAGCGCCTGATTTCTATTGCTGTACCACGTATTCGTGACTTCCGTGGTTTATCCGCTAAATCATTTGATGGTCGTGGTAACTACAGCATGGGTGTGCGTGAGCAAATCATCTTCCCTGAAATCGATTATGATAAAGTGGATCGTGTACGTGGTTTAGATATTACTATCACCACTACTGCGAAATCTGATGATGAAGGCCGGGCACTGTTGGCTGCGTTTAACTTCCCGTTCCGCAAGTAA
- the rplX gene encoding 50S ribosomal protein L24 translates to MAAKIRRDDEIIVLTGKDKGKRGKVKQVLSSGKIIVEGINLVKKHQKPVPALNQPGGIVEKEAAINVSNVAIFNAATSKADRVGFRFEDGKKVRFFKSNNETIK, encoded by the coding sequence ATGGCAGCGAAAATCCGTCGTGATGACGAAATTATCGTGCTGACTGGCAAAGATAAAGGTAAGCGCGGTAAAGTAAAACAGGTTCTTTCTTCTGGTAAAATTATCGTTGAAGGTATCAATCTGGTTAAGAAACATCAGAAGCCGGTTCCGGCACTGAATCAACCAGGTGGCATCGTTGAAAAAGAAGCAGCTATTAATGTTTCTAACGTTGCAATCTTTAATGCAGCAACCAGCAAGGCTGACCGTGTAGGTTTTAGGTTTGAAGACGGCAAAAAAGTTCGTTTCTTCAAATCTAATAACGAAACTATCAAGTAA